One part of the Suncus etruscus isolate mSunEtr1 chromosome 2, mSunEtr1.pri.cur, whole genome shotgun sequence genome encodes these proteins:
- the LOC126001406 gene encoding olfactory receptor 4L1-like, with amino-acid sequence MDLKNGTVVTEFILVGFSAQWELQIFFFVAFSVIYSATVLGNILIMITVTFSSTLHSPMYFLLGNLSFLDMCLSTVTTPKMITDLLTIHKTISLWGCMAQMFFMHFFGGAEMTLLIAMAFDRYVAICKPLHYRTIMSYRLLNGFVIISWIIGFIHTMSQMVLTVNLPFCDQNVIDNIFCDLPLVIKLACIETYTLELFVIADSGLLSFLCFILLLVSYTIILITVRRRSSGGLSKALSTLSAHIIVVTLFFGPCIFIYAWPFNSFAGNKILSVFYTVITPLLNPIIYTLRNEKMQGAMRKLRFQHVSSM; translated from the coding sequence ATGGATCTTAAAAATGGAACTGTTGTGACTGAATTTATTTTAGTAGGATTTTCTGCACAATGGGAACTTCAGATTTTCTTCTTTGTGGCCTTCTCAGTGATCTACAGTGCTACTGTGCTTGGAAACATTCTTATTATGATCACAGTGACATTTAGTTCCACCCTCCATTCTCCCATGTATTTTCTTCTTGGAAACCTCTCTTTTTTGGATATGTGTCTGTCCACTGTAACTACACCCAAGATGATCACAGACTTGCTGACTATACACAAGACCATCTCCTTGTGGGGTTGCATGGCACAGATGTTTTTTATGCATTTCTTTGGTGGTGCTGAGATGACTCTTTTGATAGCCATGGCCTTTGACAGATATGTAGCCATATGTAAACCCCTGCACTATAGGACAATCATGAGCTACAGATTGTTAAATGGGTTTGTAATAATTTCATGGATAATTGGTTTTATACACACCATGAGCCAGATGGTATTAACAGTGAACTTACCTTTCTGTGACCAAAATGTCATAGACAACATATTTTGTGACCTCCCCCTTGTGATTAAGCTTGCTTGTATTGAAACATATACCCTGGAATTATTTGTTATTGCTGACAGTGGACTGCTATCATTTCTCTGTTTCATCCTTTTGCTTGTTTCCTATACTATCATCTTGATCACTGTTCGACGAAGATCATCTGGAGGGCTCTCTAAAGCTCTCTCCACATTATCTGCCCACATCATTGTGGTCACTCTATTTTTTGGACCTTGTATTTTTATCTATGCCTGGCCATTCAATAGTTTTGCAGGCAATAAAATACTCTCTGTATTTTACACAGTAATCACGCCTTTACTTAATCCTATTATATATACCTTGAGAAATGAGAAAATGCAAGGGGCAATGAGAAAATTGAGATTCCAACATGTTAGCTCTATGTAG
- the LOC126001391 gene encoding olfactory receptor 4K13-like: MESQNYSMVSEFILLGLTEVRELQICLSVFFSIIYAAIVLGNLTIILIVKLDSQLHSPMYFLLANLSFIDMSLASFATPKMICNLISEQKTISYNGCMAQMFFLHLLGGSEMMLLVSMAIDRYIAICKPLHYKSIMTYRVCIGLALFSWTSGFVHTTSQMVFTVTLPFCGPNEVDSFFCDLPRVIKLSCTDTYLLELLVIAFSGVLSLFCFIFLFISYSIILISVQHHSSSGSSKALSTLSAHITVVVLFFGPCIFIYVWPFSSISIDKILSVFYTIFTPLLNPIIYTFRNKDMKKAIRKIKTTFVNSRLIF; this comes from the coding sequence ATGGAAAGTCAAAATTATTCTATGGTATCTGAATTTATTTTACTGGGACTCACAGAAGTCCGAGAGTTACAGATTTGTTTGTccgtatttttttctattatctatGCAGCCATTGTGTTAGGTAATCTTACCATTATCTTGATAGTGAAATTGGATTCTCAATTGCACTCTCCCATGTACTTTTTACTAGCCaatctttcttttattgatatgtctCTGGCCTCCTTTGCTACTCCTAAAATGATATGTAATTTAATCAGCGAACAGAAGACCATTTCCTATAATGGCTGTATGGCCCAAATGTTTTTTCTTCACCTTTTAGGTGGAAGTGAGATGATGTTGCTTGTATCTATGGCTATTGACAGATATATAGCTATATGTAAACCTCTCCATTACAAAAGTATTATGACTTATCGTGTTTGCATTGGACTTGCACTTTTCTCCtggacttctggttttgtgcatACTACAAGCCAAATGGTTTTCACAGTGACTTTACCATTCTGTGGCCCCAATGAAGTGGATAGTTTTTTTTGTGATTTGCCTCGAGTAATCAAACTTTCCTGCACTGACACTTACCTCTTGGAGCTCCTAGTCATTGCATTCAGTGGGGtactctctttgttttgtttcatatttcttttcatctCCTATAGCATCATCCTGATTTCTGTCCAGCATCACTCTTCCAGTGGATCTTCCAAGGCTTTGTCTACACTTTCAGCCCACATTACAGTGGTGGTACTATTCTTTGGACCGTGCATCTTTATTTATGTATGGCCATTCAGCAGTATCTCTATAGACAAAATCCTTTCtgtattttatacaatttttactCCTCTTTTAAATCCAATAATCTATACATTCAGGAACAAAGATATGAAGaaagcaataagaaaaataaagaccacaTTTGTGAATTCCAGATTAATCTtttga
- the LOC126001410 gene encoding olfactory receptor 4K3-like yields MEETNQSTVTEFIFRGLCNSKEIQTFLLFPFSVLYLMTVVGNLLVVLLIIIDPHLHSPMYFLLANLSFVDCCLSSVTTPKLTTDFIKDNKTISFGGCMTQILCVHFFGGGEMVLLVTMAYDRYVAICKPLHYSSIMDRQKCIWLVLISWAIGFVHAMSQLLIILDLPFCGPRIVDSFFCDIPLVIKLACMNTQTMGTLINADSGVLATTCFILLMLSYTYILVTVHLRSRDGASKALSTCTSHITVVVLFFGPCIFIYLWPLNITWVDKFLAVFYTVITPLLNPAIYTLRNKEIKNAIKRLMTQHM; encoded by the coding sequence ATGGAAGAAACAAACCAGTCTACAGTGACTGAATTTATTTTTCGTGGACTTTGTAATTCAAAAGAAATCCAGACCTtcttattatttccattttctgtACTTTACCTGATGACAGTTGTGGGAAATCTCCTAGTTGTGCTCTTAATCATCATTGATCCACACCTCCATTCTCCAATGTACTTCCTACTGGCCAACCTCTCATTTGTTGACTGTTGCCTTTCCTCAGTAACCACCCCTAAATTGACCACAGACTTCATAAAAGATAACAAAACCATCTCATTTGGAGGATGTATGACCCAGATACTCTGTGTGCATTTCTTTGGAGGTGGTGAAATGGTCCTGCTTGTAACAATGGCTTATGATAGGTATGTGGCAATCTGCAAGCCACTTCATTATTCTAGCATCATGGACAGACAAAAGTGCATCTGGCTAGTTTTGATATCATGGGCCATTGGCTTTGTGCATGCCATGAGTCAACTACTAATAATTTTAGATCTGCCCTTCTGTGGACCCAGAATTGTGGACAGCTTTTTCTGTGATATCCCTTTGGTGATCAAACTAGCATGCATGAATACTCAGACCATGGGAACGCTAATAAATGCTGATAGTGGAGTCTTGGCAACAACCTGTTTCATCCTCCTGATGCTCTCTTACACCTACATCCTAGTCACTGTCCACCTTCGCTCCAGAGATGGGGCCTCAAAAGCACTTTCCACTTGTACTTCCCACATCACAGTGGTGGTGCTGTTCTTTGGACCCTGCATCTTCATTTATCTGTGGCCACTTAACATTACTTGGGTTGACAAGTTCCTGGCTGTGTTTTACACAGTAATCACACCTCTCCTAAATCCAGCCATTTATAcattaagaaataaagagattaagAATGCAATAAAGAGACTAATGACTCAGCACATGTAG